CCCACCCATCACCTCCTCCCTCGCTCCTCTCGCGTCTCATCTCTCATTAGAATGCCTCgccctcccttcccttcgcTTTCTATCTCCTCTGAACTCTGTACAAGTCGAGCGTCTTGCGAATCTATTCAAGCCTTCTCTCACGtccaccacttcttctaCCACCATCGATGTGGCATCTCAGTTAGCGCTCTTTGGCTGGTTCCCTTACCATCCGAATAACCCCGCAATACAGATCTCCCTTGATACTCTTCCCAGTCGGACGGAAATCGTATGCTGCCGTATATGCCATCGGCGCATAGGTCTTTGGAACTTCTCCAACGAAAAAGATGGAGTGAAGCAGTTTGACGTGCTGAATGAGCACTTGGTTTGGTGTCCTATACGAATtcaagatggagaaaaagagtggTGGAGCGTATCGGGATTGCTGGGAGGACAGAGTACGCAGGTAAAGCGGATTGAAGAGGGCGGCATCAAAGATTTGGTCAAGGTTAGcgagagaatggagaaaaggtCCTGGAGGAGATCGTGAAAAGGGCCATGAAACATGTTGTAAAGTAAAAAGGCATTGGTTGGCGGCAATACCTTGGTTCATTATCATCTGAAATCCATGCAGTCAAGGAAAACGCTGGGATGAACAAATATCCACATGTAAAATCATTCACACTGGCCTTCTAGATGAGGTTCACGTTTCAACTACTCAGCTCGACGCCATAAGAAGGAGTGTGACCATGGCATGCCAGGTGATTCGAGATGGGTACAAGCTGCTGACACAGTAATACATATTAACAGGTTCAAATTGCgccatttcttccttttgccATCGGGCAAGAAAATGACGGAAGCGTAACTAGACTTTACAAACGTCGCTATCAGTACAGCTTCTATCCAAAGCCGCCATATCCCGGACATCATAAGTACGGTAATACAGCAACACGCTCTTGACTGGATACACAACAACAATCAATGGGCTTCATCAGCGTTTAATCTCAAAAAAGGGAGCGTGTCAAAGAAAGGAAACATACCACGGAGGTTGGAATCTTCCCCTGCAGGGGGACCATGGGTCCAACCTGTACCGCCATTGGACCAATTATTGATTGTGAATATCATCGTATGCTCCGGTTCTACAAATTCATAACGTGGGACATATCAGTTGCTCAGTCTTCAGGAGAGAATTCAACGACTAAGACTTACGGTTTTCAGTAGGTGAGTCCTGCTTCGCACCATTGTAATACCTCGTTGTCGAGCTGGATAACCAAGCAATAGTGTAGTTGTTGTACGTCTTACGGGGGTCATTGGTGCTTATGTCCGGGAAAGGGAGGTGGGTGTGTGCGGAAATGAGGGCATCGGGATTGTTAGGCTCAAGTTTGACGTGGGTTAACTTTCACTTTCTCGGATTTCCCTCCCTTGGTCTTCTGCGCGTCCAAAAGAGGGAATCAACATTGTACTTACATCTCCGTTAGGCTACAAATCGGGAAACCGCAAAGGCTCAGTACCGTCAAGAAGGGAGTGGAAATAACTTACGGGCCAGTTACTGTACCAGACGCCATCGGTATCAATTGTCGAACTAATCACTTCGATATCAAGCTCATCGGCATACTGtgttgagatggagtgATTCAACCACTATCAGAATACAGTTCCGTGAGCCATTCTTATCCAGAGAAAAAACCAGAAAGTGTAAGATTGGTGGGAAAAACTTACGAAAGCCTGACAAGTCCCATCCACCCCGCTCAACAACGCCTCCGTCTGAAACACGCCTTCAAACAAATTCGTCTCATTAAACGCAATTTCTGCACATTCCATGTGCGGATTCGCTCTTTGATTCTTTGGCACAGTCAAAACCAAATCTCCTGAATCAATATTCACATTCTTCAAATTTCCCCAACACCTATTTCCATTCGCTGCACCGCCTACATACTTTCCATCATTCACCACCCAACCCGCAGCGGCAAGACCATCTTTGGCATCCCCATCGGAAAGGGCGGAGAAGGTGTAAGCGAATCTAAAAGGAAAGTACTCGCCGttgagggaggagatggagtaGCCACATTTACAGTCATCTGAAGGGTTGGAGAGGACGAGATCGGTACCCATTTGAGAACCTTCAGGATAAGCGGCACTCTGGACTAATGAAGTCCCTGGTGTGACTGAACTAGACGCAGAGGAATGGTCCCCAGCTGAAACTGATACAGCAGCCGAAGTGGCATGTGCAGCAGACGAATCTGTAGCTGACGCATCGATACCGCCGCTACTGACACTGGCCGCCTGGACGGTAGTAGCGCCCCCTCCTGCGGCGGTATTCCAAGGATCGAGCAAATTAAACCAAATCTTCGTGCTCGAGGCATCGCCTGAAGCAGTGGCGGCGGCAGATGTACCAGCAGCTCGACAGGTGTTGGCAAAGGTCATTCCCAGGtatggaaggaaggttaATAGTGTAAGGGCCGGCCGCATCTCTATTGTTTTTGGGAtagaggggagagagggagagcaGAGGTTTCTAGTGTTGTTTTCAGCAGGATGAATAGTGACTGAACAGTGCCGGATACGAAAGACAAATTACGTTTAGATTCTCGTTCAACACGAGTAGTCCCAAAGTCTTCTGCCAATTGAAAAGATCAGTTAGCGTGAGCACCAGAACCTGTTTGGTTTATATACAATCCCCGAGCAAACTCCCATGGCGTTCTCTACTAATCCCTTTGGTGCAAGGCTTTCAGTGCGGCAATCGCAGTAAAAAGGGGTATGACTTGAAAGGGACTGTGATATCCATCCTTTTATGTTTTCTCATCTCGTACTCATATTACCACCGTGCATGTTTCACCTTTATGAAACGACTAACCCCGGTTTAAAAGTAGTAGGTTGGAACTGCCAACCCCGATTTCTATCTCGACGTGTTTGAGAGAGGACGGGACGAGATTAGGAAATGAATAAATCGAGCAGTGCAAGCTGTATTCAAAAACTATGTCGGTGTGAAAAAAAGTCGCAAACATGCCCTTGTAGTGTTTTATCAATAACCACGCGAACGCTTCTTGCGTAGCCAAGTTTGCTCCATGCTAAATTGATACATTACCCatgcaaaaaagaaaataaaCATCAAAATCCCAAGTTGCCGTAGCCTACCACCCTACCACCCGACTCGTGGAGCTGCGGAATCTCACCTAGTCTCCATTTTTAatcccccccccccgctTCTCCCCCATCAACATGACCCCCAAAATCCAAAGCGGTACCCAAACGACATACACCCCCACCCACCCCAAATTGCCCAACACTtcccactcctcttccaaatcgACTTTCCCAACCATTTTCAAGATTGATAACACGGTGGGAGGCATCGTCACTGCTACGACGACGATTCGGGACCATCCTGGGACGCGGAGGTTCAGACCGAGGAAGGAATACAGATGGAGGTACAAGTGGGCAAAGAAGGCGAGTAAGATGGATTGGGCAAAGTTGACCATCGCGACTGTAGGGATCAACGCGCCGTATAGGAGGAGCGTCATTGATCTGAGGGATGTGTGCGCTTGGCCGCGGGGACGGGGGTAGTACGCAAACAGCACCGAGAACAATATCGGTAACGCCAGCTTCGTCTTGGTCTGCGCCGCCACCGCCCAAAGAGAAAACGCCGAACCAAACGCCAACACCAAATACCCCACCGCCTCCAACGGTACCGGACAATCCAACCCACCAACCGTCAAACTCGCGCCCAACAGCACCGCCGCCGGCAAATAATTCCCCACTGGGATAAAGTGGTTcggggaagggaggaggtAGAAAAAGTACGATGCGTGAAGACGTTCGAGGAGGTTGTTGAATGAGCGGAGGGTAGATTCGAGGGTACGCCCGAGGGTGTGGAAGCCGTGCGGGCCTGTGGAGGGGGTACAGTATAGTGTGAGGGAGTCGATACGGTATCTATTTCGTTTGTTAGCCACATTGTTCACATTGTTTGAATAAGAGTCGATGGGACACACTTGGCGAGTGGACCGTGTCCGGCGCTAGATCTGCCCAAAGCGGCATATGCgaaatgatgaagcaaGTGCTTGGCCGCAAGCATGTACCTCCCCACCCAGGGAATTCGGTGTAAAGGCTGATCGGGAATGTTGTGGTACCGCAACGGCACTTGTCCTGTATACTGAGCGACTTTGGAGACAGTGTTGATCACATCCTGATTAGGCAATCGGCCGTTTGTCCCCTCTACATGAATATTCAGAGATGTGGTCTTGTAGAATTTACGTGGGGGGGGGGTCTTACCATAAAAGACGCCAAGGTGGGAGAATGAGTGGCCCGGGTAATCGATATTGAGGCCCGTCCAAATGACACCAGAGAATAAAGAATGGTACTGTGTCATAAACTCGGCAAGGCCCGATTGGTATCCCTCTCCGACAACGAGAACAAAATCAAACGCCCAGTGATTTTGGCCTACCACCCACTTGTCAGCTTATATACTCTACAAGGAACGTCGGACTGACCTCGGAGGAAATCCCCGAGGGCCAAGAGCATAGCTATTCCTCGGAGATTCTCGCTTCCATCCCTTGATAACCAATTTGCAGAGACGATAATTGTTTCCATACCTGTCGCTCGAGGGGGCGTGACGTGTGCATATGTAGCAATGGTGGTGTTGTGCGTATATAAGCCAGCTGCAGAAAAGGCATTCTGAAGGTACTCGGTTCGTCTCCAAATAATCGTCAATGTTTAATCATTTGTTTacaggaaaaaaaaactcacAGTGTAAAAGTAGAGTTTGACCTTGATAACTGTTCCAGTTCGCCGAGGTACACGTCTGCTTTATGTACATTCGCCCAGTCAAAGTACACTGCAACCTGCGCCGGCTGAAGCGCATGCTCATCCACATATGTGTTTTTCCATAGTCCTTCATACGGTAATGCGAGTAACCAAAGGACGCCTATGAATGTCAAGACAGCTCTGTTTCACATCAGTCCGACATCCCTAAATGCCCTGTGTGCATGTGTCAAGTGACGTGACTGACTGTATCGTGGAGATATTCCTCCAGAATATCCGGAACAGCTTTTGTCTGCGGGCGATTGTCTTTGCAAGAGCGACATGTTCTGGTGTATAGTTGACGCTGTTTGGGTccggcggtggtggtggtggtacaTTACGCCTGCGAAACCGGGCGAGAAGGGACATGAGACCGAGTTGAAAGCCTCTTTAAAGACGAGCCATGTATTCAGAGACAATTGGCTAGACGATGATGGTCCGTCTTACGATCGATCGTCGATTAGGGTTTATCGATCTAGTAATGTAATTGTAATGTATAATGGGCAGATGGCGCAAGAATTTGGATATAAGCTTAAAGGCTACAGAACGAATCTGGGATTATAATTAAGGCCGAAGTGCAGTCACCGTCGGCGGGCATGGTATGTGCCGGTCCGGGGGGACTTTGACGGGACCGGGAGCTTACTCTATCTGGCATCGGCGGCCGGGGTGGTAGTACGACGGCGTTAATTATTTGTGGGCATGGGAGGTCACTTGATTTCGCGggggggaagggagggggagggaatATATCGTCATTGCAGACAGAAATACCAGGCTGCGGATCGCGGTGATGCCTTGACATTGTCCTTGGCGTgtatcattcttctttccatccccccccccccatCCCATCCCCCGCAGCCGCGTGTACTTTGTGACTGACTTTGCCACCGCCGCAACTTCACCGCTCCCCTGACAACTGCCCCCTACTGCGATGGCCCTTTTTTAGCGTCGAGCCCCCTCCCACCAGTGCACTCACAAGTCCCCCATCTCGAGACACCACACAACAGCTGTACCGTATGGTTGAGTACCCTTAATTAATCAGTCCTTTGTACTTTGTTTCAAACAGCACCCGACAACAGCCACAGTCTGTTCTTCACTCGACAGAAAGACCAACAACTGGTATCCTGAGACTGACAGATACGCAGTAGCATGTGGGCAACGATAAAGGTATGGAGGCCGCCTCCTATACATTTCCTATCGCTCGTCCTGGTCATGGTGGTTGTGCTCTTGACACAAGTCGATGGTACGTCTTATCCTACACTCTCCAACTCGGTGCTAAAAGCCTTGCCAGCACGGTCGCCTCACCCTGCGCCTCTACGGAGGGTCACAACGACCACCTCCCATCTATCCATCCTCCCTCGCAAGCCCGCAAACGGGCTCGTCCCACGATACGCcagccttctccctccGCCGCCGTCTACGCTCAAACATTCCGATAGTCTCGTGCTTACGCTCGACCTCCCTAATCTCTTACCGTTCGAGGTAAAACTATTTGTAAAACCCTCGGAACACATCTTCCACCCTGATGCTCGGATAAAGCAAGGGCAACAAGTAATTGGCGaattgagagaagaagactggagACTATATACTGGTGATGTAGTTCACCCTGGCTACATTGACAGATTGACCTCTCTCCATGCGATTGGCGCTCACCAGCCGTTATCGGAAAAGTCACAGATCCACGGTCGAGCCAGCGTCATGGTCCACCATCCCGGCAATCTTGACGGCCATGATGCCGTATGGGAAGGATCATTCACCGTCGGCGGCGAGCTCTATAATGTTATGACGAGGGAGAATTACGAAAGGGTAAAGACTCGGCAAGATGTCGCTGTCGAGGGTGTAGGGCGAATGGTCATTTTTCGGCAAAGTGACATGAGGCACGACCAAGGCACTAACCgaacaacaacaaccaTACCTTCTTGTTCCCACGATTCATTGGCATTCAACCATCCCTCCACCAACCCTTTATTCACCACTGCGCGTGATGGtacctcttcattctctttcctcaaccCCTTGGGGATGTTCTGGAAACGAAGCGATACGGGCGGTATGACCGGTTCGTCCAACTATATCAACTCGATCAACGATACCACCGGCTGTCCCGACACCCAACAAATCGTCTACATGGGCGTCGCCCTCGACTGCAACTATGTCGCCGCATACGGGTCCCCCGACGCTGCGCGCACCCAAGTCCTCAACAACTGGAACCAAGTTTCCGCACTGTACAAATCCTCATTCAAAATCTCCCTCGGTATCATTGAACTCCAAGTCCAAAACATGACGTGCCCCTCGACGCCCGTATCGggggaagaatggaatGTCGGGTGCGATGCGAACGTTACGCTCGATACCCGACTAGGCGATTTCAGCGCATGGAGAGGCGCGAGGGGAGACGATGGCGCCGGTCTTTGGCACTTGATGAGTGCGTGCCCGACGGATTCCGAAGTTGGGGTAGCGTGGCTCGGGACGTTGTGTCAGACGGATAGCTCGCAGCAGAGTTCCGGCACGGTTTCGGGGACGGGGATTAGTACCGCAAGTAAGACGGAGTGGAGTTTGATCGCTCATGAAATCGGACATGGGTGGGTGAccccctccctctcttcctccttcttccttcttttgttttgacTGACGATGCTACTAGGTTTGGGGCGATTCACGACTGTACATCCGGCTGCTCTCTCTCTGGCAGTTGTTGCCCTCTCACAACAAACACATGTAACGCAAACGGTCAATTCATCATGAACCCCACCACATCCACCACAGAACAGACTTTTTCCGCATGTTCGTTGGGAAATATATGTAGTAATATCGGGAATAGAGCAGTGTCGACGAGTTGTATACAAACGCCAGGACAGAGAACTGTTATCAGTCTACAGCAGTGTGGCAGTGAGTAATTCCCCCCTCCTAGTTATGTAGCAAAGTACTGATGGAGAGATAGATGGGattgtggaagatggagaggattgCGATCCGGGAGCAAACACCACTTCCACATGCTGTGACTCTTCCAGTACGTCCACATTATTCCATCCTCTACCCTATCATACTAATTATATATTATAAGCATGTAAATTCACCTCTGGCGCCGTGTGCGACCCTACGAGCTCGACATGCTGTACATCTTCCTGCCAATACTCACCTGCCAACACCACCTGCCGCGCGGCGGTGGACGATATCTGCGACTACCCCGAATACTGTACCGGCACCTCGGCGGAATGTCCAGAAGATAAGACGGCGAAAGACGGGACGAGCTGTGGATCGGATGGGCTGGCGTGTGCGAGCGGGACGTGTACGAGTTTGGATAAGCAGTGTAGTACCGCAGGGGTGACGATGGGTTTGAGTAAAGCGTGTGGGCAGAGAGATGATACGAGCTGTGTGGTCGCGTGCAAGGATCCGAACTCAACGTAAGTCAATAATTCAGTGTGTCCGGTGGGCACCGAGAAAGGTGGGGCTAAcgacttttttttttttttttagaAATTCGTGCGTGTTGCTCCAAACGCCTCTTGTGGATGGATCCCCATGCGGTAAGTTCCAGTCGTTCTATAATAAAAGCCAATGAGAACAAGCATTGATTTGATTTAATTTGatcgtttttttttttaggCTACGGCGGCCATTGTTACAACCAGACGTGCGAATCCGGATCATGGCAAGATACCGCCGCCGCATGGTACAAACAAAACCTCCAAATCTCCATTCCAGTCACAATCGTCGTCGGTCTGATCGTCCTCGCCATCCTGTTCTTCATCGCGCGCTGCATCTATCGCTCGTGTACTcgtcgaggaggaagtgccgccgctgctgctgcccgGAAGACGAAATACGTACCGGCGAATGGCGATCCGTACGGccgccctcctccccctccaaCGACAGGGATGCAGATGTCGGGCGTGGCAGCGCCTCAGCCGGCTCTGCAAAGAAGTTTCGAGTCGCGTGCGTCGGTAGAACCATTGATGGCTGGTTCCGGGGCAGGTTCCGGTGCAGGGTACGGTAGGCCCAACAGCGAGTACGCTGGACATGGGTACGAAGGGGACgggtatgggtatgggGGACAAGGGTACGAGTACCAAGCGCCACAGTATAGCTCTAGCTCGTTTGTGACCGGTACAGGTGGACGacaaggaggtggaggaggagtatACAGCCAGACGGGCGGATGGGTGGATGATCGGACGTGGAATGGACAATATTATGGACAACAGGAGGCTTACGGGAGGTAAATCGACTCTTGggaatttttttttttttttgggggGGTTTCAAAAGACTAAAGGGAGAATTGACTGTTACCAAATATCAAGTAGGCGCGAGTTTGTAAAGGTGAATATAATCTAATGGGGGGGTAAAGGACATTTGTGATGTTTTGTAGCTATTACAAACCAtaccatctctttcaacaaTTGTAAAACTGTAATCATGGACTTTCACAAAGAACGACAAAGGGCTTATATATCATGCATTCCCTTGGAATTGGAAAAAGATCCTTCTTACGTACGAGTCTAATAATCAAACATTCAAACATCTCAAATGTCATCCAATCTAAAAGGCGCGAAGGACAGGAGTCTGAGCACCAGAAGGTGTTTGTACACCAGAAGCGGTAGGTGTCGGCACTTTGCCATTATCGTATTCGTGAATGAAGCGCACGAGGTCCAACAATCGACAGGCATAACCGTACTCATTATCTACAAAAGGTCCTTTAGATCAGTCTTCCTGTTATGGGGTCGCAAAAGCGccttgttgttgttgcccACTCACCATACCATGCAATAATCTTAAAGACCCTATCATTCAGCATGACGCTCGCGGCCGAGTCTACGATACAGCTATGCTGCCATCCCAAAAAGTCGGAGGAAAcgagctcatcatcgttAACACAAAGAACGTTGGCTAGCGGACCAAGACTGCTGAGGCCTGTAGAAGCCTCGCGGATAGGACGGAAAAGCTCTTCTTTGGAAGCGACAGGTTTATTGAGGCGGACAGTAAGGTCGACCATGGACACATTGTTGACCGGTACACGGACGGAGACGCCTAAAGCGGAAAATAACCCATTAACTTGGCTTAAGCTGGAGAATTTTCGATAGAGGAATACGTACCTGTGAACTTTCCGGCTAGTTCAGGGAGGACTAGTTGCACAGCTGTTGCCGCACCGGTGGTTGTAGGGATGATGTTTGAACCAACACCACGACCTGGTAACAAGCCTGTTAGCCTAGATGGATTTTAATACCTGATATGCAAGGGACTCACCTAGACGACGGTTCTTCTTACTGTAACCGTCAAGAATGGGTTGAGAGGAGGTCGAAGCATGGACCTAGATACGAGCTGTCAGCGCTTTGTGTGAAGCCAATCACAAAACGATGCGTACGGTGGTCATCATTCCAAACTCAATACCGAAAGCACGATTT
This Cryptococcus tetragattii IND107 chromosome 8, whole genome shotgun sequence DNA region includes the following protein-coding sequences:
- a CDS encoding glyceraldehyde-3-phosphate dehydrogenase, type I; its protein translation is MTNPLLAQIQDSFFPPCRVGINGFGRIGRAAFRASLERDDLIVVAINHTAPSIDYLLHAIKYDSTHGTSRHADDLSIKDGALYYKDRRIELFSQRDPLLLDWKSAGVEYVVESTGKMTTVATAGAHIKSGARKVVISAPSKDAKTIVVGVNRKEYNSSMSVVSNASCTTNCLAPLAKVLNRAFGIEFGMMTTVHASTSSQPILDGYSKKNRRLGRGVGSNIIPTTTGAATAVQLVLPELAGKFTGVSVRVPVNNVSMVDLTVRLNKPVASKEELFRPIREASTGLSSLGPLANVLCVNDDELVSSDFLGWQHSCIVDSAASVMLNDRVFKIIAWYDNEYGYACRLLDLVRFIHEYDNGKVPTPTASGVQTPSGAQTPVLRAF